A genomic region of Brevinematales bacterium contains the following coding sequences:
- a CDS encoding class I SAM-dependent methyltransferase: MPDEWKRYTAANRTAWNEAAAIHRKTRPVDLHQFFATPGATLLDPTETAILESFGLAGKRIAQLSCNNGRELISAVNIGALAGTGFDISDEFIREARELAEIAHADCEFVRADIIDIPDTYNSCFDIVYITVGALAWIPDLDIYFGAASRLLKPGGNLLVYEHHPVTYLLPFKDKDYQPDGLVLKPEYSYFNKEVIEGQGLDYFGFTEYDASKNYEFQHTMGEIINSVIRAGIELRELNEYPTDIAGFGWAEALGMFPLSYTLTGRKK; this comes from the coding sequence CGAACAGGACGGCGTGGAACGAGGCGGCGGCGATACACAGGAAGACCCGCCCGGTCGACCTGCATCAATTCTTTGCAACTCCCGGCGCGACTCTCCTCGACCCCACCGAGACCGCGATACTGGAATCGTTCGGGCTCGCGGGCAAACGTATCGCCCAGTTGAGCTGCAATAACGGGCGCGAGCTCATATCGGCGGTGAATATCGGCGCGCTCGCGGGGACTGGGTTCGATATTTCGGATGAGTTTATCCGGGAGGCGCGCGAGCTCGCGGAGATCGCCCATGCCGACTGCGAATTCGTCCGCGCCGATATCATCGATATCCCGGATACCTATAACTCCTGTTTCGATATCGTATATATCACTGTCGGCGCGCTCGCGTGGATACCCGATCTGGATATTTATTTCGGGGCGGCGTCGCGGCTGCTGAAACCCGGCGGGAATCTTCTTGTCTACGAGCACCATCCGGTTACCTATCTCCTCCCGTTTAAGGATAAAGATTATCAACCCGACGGGCTGGTACTGAAACCGGAGTATTCCTACTTTAATAAAGAAGTCATTGAGGGGCAGGGGCTGGATTATTTCGGGTTCACCGAGTATGACGCGTCGAAGAATTACGAGTTCCAGCATACGATGGGCGAGATTATCAACTCGGTGATACGCGCGGGGATCGAGCTTCGCGAATTGAACGAGTATCCCACCGACATCGCGGGTTTTGGATGGGCGGAGGCGCTGGGGATGTTCCCGCTCAGTTACACGCTTACCGGCCGGAAGAAATAA
- a CDS encoding DUF433 domain-containing protein encodes MQQWIISDPGVMMGKPVIKGTRITVELILEKMSAGETIEQIISEHPRLNKDAVLAALEFAAEVMKADVIYPVGSGKE; translated from the coding sequence ATTCAGCAATGGATAATATCCGATCCGGGGGTCATGATGGGCAAGCCGGTAATAAAAGGGACGCGTATTACTGTCGAATTGATTTTAGAGAAAATGTCAGCCGGAGAAACAATTGAACAAATTATCAGCGAGCATCCCCGTTTGAATAAAGACGCGGTTCTGGCGGCATTGGAATTCGCGGCGGAGGTAATGAAAGCGGATGTTATCTACCCGGTAGGATCGGGAAAAGAATGA